TACACTATCTCAAACGAAAAAATGCGATGCAGCAGCACATACAATCAAAGCCTCCGTCCATTTAAATGAGCTAGGTTTTAAAAAAACTACATGATCAGTATACCAAACCAATGTACCGAAAGGTACTATTTTCCATGAATGGACTACTTCATCATACTAATCCAAACAAAGTAAACCCGATGGTATTAATCGCAAGGTTAGCACACATATGAACCATCCACGATGTGTAAATGTTCCCGTTTCTTTCATTCAACCAATTGAATAACAAGCCTGCCACAAACAAACTTACAATTAACACTATGAATAGCGGAACTGTAAACCAGCTCGTCATCATGGCGATGTGATACACGGAAAATGCGCCTGCGCTGAATATATAAGCGAACTTGCGACCGGTCAACTTCTTCAACGTCAGAAAGGCAAAACCACGGAAGAAAAACTCCTCCAGCAACGAATTGACAATGGAAATGTAAATAGCGACGAACACAAAGTTGCCCGCATTTACGCCGATATTGCTCTGTAATGATTCCGTGACTTGAGTGAAATCAAAATACGGCCCGATCAAGAAGTAACTGCCCAAAATAAACACATATACACCTAAACCAAGCAGTATGGAGAACCGCATCTCTTTTTTCTCAAACTTGAATAATGGCCTAAAAGATACCTCTTTACTGATGAGACTATAAACGATCGGCAGCGTTAGAAAAATGAGAATTTTAATGATCGATTTCACCGCATAATCGGGAGATATCACAGCATCTACATAAGCCATTGCGATACATCCAATAACAATCATCGTTATTATTGAAATTATATTTTTTCTTGTATTCATGGAATATCGTAAAACTCCAATTCTTTCAGGTTCGGATTCTCATGGATAAGCCTTCTAACCTTCTTCAGCGTGTTAGGTTCAATGGGCGTACCACCATTTCTATGAAGTAATATCCATCTTAGACATGCCATAGCCTCGAATACGGCGAGTTCATCCGACCGAATATCATTTTGTAATAAATACGCAGAACTAAACACGGAAGCATTCCGCTCTGACAAGTATATCTTCTTCAACACAAGTGACCATGCAAAATCATATCTTGGATCTCCGTATTGTCCGTTCGTCCAATCGATAACAGTCAATTGTTCATTCTGTTCCAGTATATTTCTCAGATGATAATCACCGTGTATGACTCGTTCCTGCTTGATTGAGGTCATTCCAGCAAGTTGAGTGAATGCCTTGTCCAAGTCAGAGTGATTCTGAATCCCCGGATAAAAATAATCCTTAAAATCATACGTTGGAAGCTGGATCGGTCCTAGCTCCTCCACTGGAGTTGTATGTATTTTGGATAAAATCATGGCTATATCCGTCAGCTTCATTTTATTTACCTTGGTAATAGGTGCACCATCAAAGGTGGTCAATAACACGTAGTCAGCGTTTTGATATTTTCCAAAGCCCACCGGCTTCGAAACGGGAAGACCACAATCAAATAAAGCATTCAACAAACTATATTGAAAGGAAATATTCGGTCTAGAGCTTTTGTTCCATACTTTTAATACAAAACTCCCTTGATCAGAATGTAATTTTATTACTTCCGCTTCAAAGCCCTGTTCCATAGGATGAGTTGTAATAATGCCTTCCTGATGCAATAAATGGTTCAAAACATCATTTTTCTCGATCCACTGAATGCTGCGTAAAGGATTTTCCAACCGTAATCTTCCTTCCATTTGATTATTCATGTTCTCAGCTCAATTGGATATATACGTATGGTATCCTGATTGAAACCATTTGGGAAGGTGTCGTGCATGCAGAATAGCAAACCTCATTTCACTTAACAACTCATCTCAAACATTTTTTCCCAATTATGAATAAACCATCCAACAAACTCCTTATTTTGGTGTCTTTTTGCAATACTTTCATCATTTTTCTTAAAATTTTCTTAACACTGCTCAATTGTTGAAACTTTCCATCCTCCTACAGCGTCTTATAGGTGAGGAAAATAATAACAATCGTTTAATTTTGAAGGAGGTCAAGCGTGTGAGGAAGTTTTGGGCTGCTATGCTATCAGCTCTACTTATTTTTCCTATGCTATTCCAGTCACAGGCGCAAGCGGCAGTAAAATTCAACATCTTAATTGATGGGGTGAGATTAACAACAAGTCAGGCTCCGGTTATGATCCAAGGCCGAGTCATGCTGCCCATGAGAGCTATCTTTGAAGCGCTGGATGCTAAGGTTAAGTGGAATCAGAAAACTCAGACGGTCACAGCTGTAAGAGACAACACAAAGATCGTACTGAAAATTAACTCTAAAACAGCAACAATTAACAACAAAAGTGTTAGACTCGATGTTCCTGCCAAAAACCTGAAGGGTGCAACGATGGTGCCAGTACGCTTCGTCAGTGAATCCTTAGGTGAGAAAGTCGGATGGAATTCTAAAACCAAAACCGTATCCATTACTACAACTTCGAACGGCGGCAGACCAGTACCAGTTCCTGATACCGGCCTCTCGCCTGCTTCTAATGTAACTGTAAGAGATATTGCAAATAACGGTGACGGACGGGACCTTCAGGTTAGCTTCTCCAAGTCATATACTGAATCACGTGCAGATCAATACCGGGTCATGATTGTGAAAGCGGAGAAGTCATACAACTTTAATCAATCAGCAGCGCGAATGGTTCCATCATCCAACTATTCCGTAGTATTTCCAACCGGATCCAATAATACGGTTACCCTTACCTCAGGTGCCCGTGACGTCGACGGAGATTACATTCGTGAAAACCAAGCCTATAAGGCCTACGTGTTGACTGCTGGAAGATATAACGGCGAATTCGCGTTATCATCGCCATCATCATCCATTACATTGTCAAATACCAATGCCGTTGAAACAGCCACCAATGTGAAGGGGAACGATGTTAACGACTATGGTGACGGGCGGGATCTTTCAGTAAGCTTCACCCGTGCTCAGAAAGAAGATCTCATTTCCAATTACAGAATTATGGTTGTTAAAACCAAAGATGTCAGCAAGTTTGATCTGGCAGCGGCCAAATCCGTACCAAGCCAGTATTACACAACCGTATATAAAACAAGTGGTAGCGGCACAACGCTGACAAATGCTCTGAGCTCATCTACACGTGATACTTCCGGCGAGTATATTAAGAACGGAGTACCTTATACTCTGTTCGTTATGTCCGTGAGCAGCAATGAGAACACGTTAGCCAGCAAGCTGTCTTCCGGTTCGTCTTCGATCACGCTAGCTACAGGGTCCACCACTGCTCCTGTCATCACTCAAGTAACCGATGTGAGCAATTATGGCGATGGACGCGATTTGCGTGTAAACTTCAACAAGCTATCCGATGAGTCAGGTATCGGGTCTTACCGAATTTTTGTGGTTAAGTCATCTGACTATCACAACTTCAATTTGAACAAAGCGAATTCGGTATCCAGCTCCAATTACACACAAGTGAACAAGACCGGGTATAACATCACTCAGACGTTATCCTCCGGAGCCAGAGATGTTGACGGATCCTCAATAAGAAACGGAGTTTACTACCGGGTGTTCGTCATGTCCGTTGGTTCGGGCAACAATTACGGAAACAATAACCTGTCTTCCGTTTCGAGCGATATTATTTTATCTAATAACAACAGCGGCGGTTCGTATGTCGGCTCCGTCTCCAATCTTTATGTAAGGGACGTTAGCGATAATAATGACGGCCGGGATCTAGAGGTTTCGTTTAACCGCCCATCGGATGAAAATAACATCAGCCATTACCGTGCATTCGTTGTAAAATCGAATAAAGCGGGCAACTTTGATCTGTATGATGCCAACAGCAATTCCTATTACACGGATATCTATAAAACAGGCTACAGCAATATCATCAAGCCCTTATCAAATGGAAGCCGCGATACAGACGGGGACTCTATCCGGAACGGTGTCAGCTACCGCGTATTTATCTTGTCGGTCGGCAATGGTAATTACTCCGGTAACAACGCGTTGTCATCTTCCTCTTCAATCATCACACTCAGTGGCAATAGTAATGTAAACCGCGTTTACAACTTAAATGTGAAGGACATTGGTGATGCTAGTGATGCTGGTGATGGTCGAGATATGCAAATTTCATTTGATCGCCCATCGGATGAAAACAATATCAGCGAATACCGTGCATTCGTAGTAAAATCGTCTAAAGCGGGCAGCTTTGATCTATATAAAGCTTCCAACCTATCCAGTTACTATTACACGCGAATCGATAAAACAGGGTACAGCAAAATCACCCAATCCTTGTTAGCTGGAAGTCGTGATACAGACGGGGATTATATCCGTAATGGCGTTAAATACGACGTGTTTATCATGTCAGTAGGTTATGGAAATTACTCTAGTAATAATGCACTGTCTTCTTCTTATAGCATTGAACTTAGCAACAAAAAGAAAATAGATGCTGTAAGCCGTGTGACTGTTGAAGACGTAAGTGACTATGGCGACGGACGGGATCTGAAGGTATCTTTCCCTAGGACTCCGGATTACAACAACATTAGTTATTACCGCATATTCGTTGTTAAAGCAAGCCAGATACTTGATCCAACAACAGCAAAATCGATAGGAAGCGGTAAATATACCGATGTTACCAACAAAGCAGACAGCACCATCCAAAAAACACTTGATTCCAATGCCAAAGATGTGGATGGAGCCGATATTAAACCTGGCCTCGCCTATCGGGTATATGTCATGTCCGTTGGCGGCGATAGTTATAATGGAAGCTATGCTCTGTCCCCTTCGTCCGACATTATAACGCTGAAAAGCAGCATTTCTCCGGTCAACCCGGTCACAGACTTAAAGGTAAGTGATGACGGAGACAGAAATGACGGTAGAGATATGCTTATATCTTTTAAAAGATTAACCGATGAAGATAGCATCAGTCAGTATCAGATATATGTAGTTAAATCGGGAGTAAATTTCAAACTACCCGATGCAAATAATGCAAAATTCTTTACAACGGTGAATAAAAAAGGATCAGACATCAGTACCAGCTTATCTTCCAACACGACAGATATTGACGGTAAAGAAATCCGTAACTCACAGCCTTATCAAGTGTATGTTCTCTCAGTAAGCAAAGATGGTAATCCGAATAACAATGCATTGTCTGAAGCGCAAGCTATCACGCTAAAAGGAAGCGCGGTCTCAGCTCCTTTGAATGTGAAAGCGCAGATTGATGGCAATAATACAGGTTTTGATATCACATTCGAGAAGTCGCTTAAACCGGAAAATGTGGGAGAATACCGTGTCATGGTTTTGCCGTTCGACGACGCAAAGTCTTTCGGGTGGGACGAAGCGACTCAAGTACCTTCAGATCGTTACAAAAAGGTAGATCCCAAAGGTGAACTGAAGGTGAACATTGAATTAGGCTTTTTAGATGTCGACAAGCAGACCATAGTCAAAAACAAAGCATATAAAGTATATGTCTTAGCTGTTAACAATGGCCAAGGTGCTGATGGGAATGCCCTTTCCAATTTTGCAAAAATTGAAATTACGGATTCTACTCCAGATTCCGCACAAGCCACTAATGTAACAGCTCTGATCAAAGAAACGGACAGCAAAATCCTACAAGTTAAATTTAAAGCGGCTGCCAATAAGAATAACATCAGTTCGTATGAGATTATGCTTGTTCCTGAAAGTGACAGCAGTTTCGATCCAAAAAAAGCGGCTGCCTCCAAAACAGCAGCCCAGGCCATAACAAAAGCTGCAAAAGCCATTAAAGATGTTCCTTTAGAAACAGGTACGGATTATTTAGTAGATCTAGAGATGCCAACCCAAGATTCATACGAAACTAATATTGTAGACGGTAAATACAAAGTATATGTCTTGTCAGTAAATAAAAATACGAATAGAGAAGTAAAAGCAGTATCTACGCCATCAATTATAACTTTGAAAGCTGCTGAGCCTGCTACACCTGTTGCTCCTGCGCCACAGCCTTAAATTTCATTCTTAAAACAGCACAACATCAAACAGCCTTCATCCAAAATGGATGAAGGCTGTTTTCCTTACTTCCCCAGCTTACCTCGCATATCCAGGCATCTTTCTTACCAGATTGTAAATAACCTGTGCGCTTTCCGCACGCGTTGTCAATCCCAGCGGTTTAAACATATTGCTTGAAAGTCCCTTTACCAGACCGAGATCATATGCGGATTGGACCGCTTCCTGAACCCAGATCGGTGAGGTCTTCACATCCGTGAAGTGTGTCTTCTCACCTTGGGAGCCTTGTAGGAAAGCCATGGATTGATACGCTCTTACAATCATAGCAGCCATTTCTTGGCGCTTGATGGAAGCGTCAGGAGCAAATTCTTTGCTGTTGATGCCTGTAACGATGCCGGCCTTCGCCGCAGCAGATACAGCTCCCGCATACCAGGACTCAGAAGAAACATCGGTGAAGTGGGAGTTTCCTTCTTCCTTCAGACCGAGCGCACGAACCAGCATCGCTGCAAATTCCGCACGTGTTACCTGTTTTCCAGGTAAAAATTGATATTGATTGATTCCTTTAATCAACTGCTTGGCCGCCAATTGCTGAATGACGCTGGAAGCCCAATGACCTGCTGGAACATCTGTAAAGGTCTTATTGAACTGAAGAGCAGCATATGTGCTGAAATGATGAATCTCTACTTTCAGCTTATTTTCCTGCCATGAGCCGCCGATGTATTCCAGATTACCGTCTTTTGCAATGTAATAAATACCGGTCAGCTTACGGTCAGCATTACCCGTAACAGGGAGAGTAAGTGTGATCGGTTTAACGAAGCTAGAGAGTTCGCTTGTCTTGTTATCCTTTGTCGTAATGCTCAAACCGAAGGTCAGCAGGTCACTGGCAGCAACAATCTCGGCACCTGACTTACTAGCTGCCTCTGCTATCAGGCGGAGAGCCTCCTGTCCGGTTATTGTCTTGGCACTTAGCTTGATCGTACTGCTGTCCAGCTGGTCGGCTGGGACAAGTTCGCTTAGGGAACGGAGCACATCTGCAGGAATCATAAGTGTCAGATTACCTGCGTTCACCGTCACAGATTTATCTTTCACCAGTGCTGCAGCATTACCTGGCAGCAGCAGCTCTTCAAGATTAGCCTTTGTATTGAATACCACTTCCCCTTTTGCCACCATAGCTGCAAGTTCAGCAGAACTCACTTTAATCGTACCATTATCAGGTTTCGGCTCAGGCAATGGTGGAGGCTGTACCGGTCCGCTTGAACCATCACCACTACCACTACCGCTACCAGGATTTCCTCCTGGCTCACCGCCGTTGCCTTCTCCCGGATTGCCAGAAGCTTGAACGGTCAGATCATATTTGGCACTGTATTCTCCATAGGTTGCAGAAATGACCGTCGTTCCTTCCGTTAATGCTCGTACCAACCCTTTATCATCGATCGATGCGACGTCTGGAGCGCTGCTATCATACACAATGCCTTCCAGCAGAGTGATTCGGGTACCGTCAGCATATACGGCCTCCGTCACGGTTTGATCTTGATCACCTGTCTTAAGTGGTGACTTTCCTTGCAGAGATAATGATTCCATGACGCCATCCGGAATTCTGTCTACAGTGATAGTTGTGTCGGCATGCAACTCCGGTACAGCGTTACTGGTAGCCCGTACGACTGCTGTGCCAAGCCCTTTTGCCGTAACAAGTCCATCAGCAGTAACGGTAACAACCTGTTCCGGTTCAGAACTGTACACGGACCATGTAACGCTCTTGTCTGCTGTATTATCCGGTTTAACCTTAACGGTTAAAGGCTTACTCTCTCCAACCGCAAGCTTCACATCCTGCTGCTCAATTTCGATAGATTCCGGCAGAGCGGTATTTTTGGATAAGATGAACTCATCCACAATACGTCCGCCCACGGTCTTCGTCACCATTTTCAGCTCATTGCCCGAAATTTCAACCGAAGCATACATTTGAGTCTTCTCTTCATCGGTCACTTTTTGCCAATCTCTTGCTGTCAGCGAATAGAATTTAGGTCCCGAGGAACCTGCGATAACGTAAGTTGTGCCTTCACCATCTTCGGAAACTTGTTTGCCTTTCATCAGATGTGTCCGTAAATAAATATGATCATGTCCATTCAGTACCAGATCAACCTTGTTTTCTTCCAAAACAGGCGCCCATAGATTTCTGACCTCCGCTGTATCATAAATACTGCCATAAGGACCGCGGTGGAAAATCGCGATTTTCCATTTCTTCGTCGTGTTCGCCAGATCTTGCTCCAGCCACAGCTTCTGTTCTTCGTACTGATACTCACTGTTAAGTACCATGAAATGAGCATCTTTGTAGTCAAAGGAGAAATTGGTACCCTTGAGGCTCGGCACACCGTTACCCGGTTGGTTGAAATGCGCCAGGAAATCATCGTTGCCTCTGGAGCCCATCACCTCATGATTCCCGATCGCTCCAATAAGAGTTGTATTCAAGAAAGCCTCTTGAGCTTCTTTGAACCAGAGATTCCATTCTTTTTCATTGAATCCCTTCTCCACCATGTCTCCGGCTTGAACGATAAACTCCGCATTCGGGTGCTCTTGAGTAGCCTTTTGAACTGTATTTCCCCATAGCTTAAAATCGGCCTCACTACTTCCTTGAGAATCGGCAAAATACAAAAATTTCAGTTGATCCCCTGCCGTCTCCGCCGTCTGGAATGACCCTTGTGGACCGTAATGCCCTTTGCCATCTCCAACACGGTAAACATAAGTGGTT
Above is a window of Paenibacillus uliginis N3/975 DNA encoding:
- a CDS encoding CPBP family intramembrane glutamic endopeptidase, producing the protein MNTRKNIISIITMIVIGCIAMAYVDAVISPDYAVKSIIKILIFLTLPIVYSLISKEVSFRPLFKFEKKEMRFSILLGLGVYVFILGSYFLIGPYFDFTQVTESLQSNIGVNAGNFVFVAIYISIVNSLLEEFFFRGFAFLTLKKLTGRKFAYIFSAGAFSVYHIAMMTSWFTVPLFIVLIVSLFVAGLLFNWLNERNGNIYTSWMVHMCANLAINTIGFTLFGLV
- a CDS encoding aminoglycoside phosphotransferase family protein; this encodes MENPLRSIQWIEKNDVLNHLLHQEGIITTHPMEQGFEAEVIKLHSDQGSFVLKVWNKSSRPNISFQYSLLNALFDCGLPVSKPVGFGKYQNADYVLLTTFDGAPITKVNKMKLTDIAMILSKIHTTPVEELGPIQLPTYDFKDYFYPGIQNHSDLDKAFTQLAGMTSIKQERVIHGDYHLRNILEQNEQLTVIDWTNGQYGDPRYDFAWSLVLKKIYLSERNASVFSSAYLLQNDIRSDELAVFEAMACLRWILLHRNGGTPIEPNTLKKVRRLIHENPNLKELEFYDIP
- a CDS encoding copper amine oxidase N-terminal domain-containing protein → MRKFWAAMLSALLIFPMLFQSQAQAAVKFNILIDGVRLTTSQAPVMIQGRVMLPMRAIFEALDAKVKWNQKTQTVTAVRDNTKIVLKINSKTATINNKSVRLDVPAKNLKGATMVPVRFVSESLGEKVGWNSKTKTVSITTTSNGGRPVPVPDTGLSPASNVTVRDIANNGDGRDLQVSFSKSYTESRADQYRVMIVKAEKSYNFNQSAARMVPSSNYSVVFPTGSNNTVTLTSGARDVDGDYIRENQAYKAYVLTAGRYNGEFALSSPSSSITLSNTNAVETATNVKGNDVNDYGDGRDLSVSFTRAQKEDLISNYRIMVVKTKDVSKFDLAAAKSVPSQYYTTVYKTSGSGTTLTNALSSSTRDTSGEYIKNGVPYTLFVMSVSSNENTLASKLSSGSSSITLATGSTTAPVITQVTDVSNYGDGRDLRVNFNKLSDESGIGSYRIFVVKSSDYHNFNLNKANSVSSSNYTQVNKTGYNITQTLSSGARDVDGSSIRNGVYYRVFVMSVGSGNNYGNNNLSSVSSDIILSNNNSGGSYVGSVSNLYVRDVSDNNDGRDLEVSFNRPSDENNISHYRAFVVKSNKAGNFDLYDANSNSYYTDIYKTGYSNIIKPLSNGSRDTDGDSIRNGVSYRVFILSVGNGNYSGNNALSSSSSIITLSGNSNVNRVYNLNVKDIGDASDAGDGRDMQISFDRPSDENNISEYRAFVVKSSKAGSFDLYKASNLSSYYYTRIDKTGYSKITQSLLAGSRDTDGDYIRNGVKYDVFIMSVGYGNYSSNNALSSSYSIELSNKKKIDAVSRVTVEDVSDYGDGRDLKVSFPRTPDYNNISYYRIFVVKASQILDPTTAKSIGSGKYTDVTNKADSTIQKTLDSNAKDVDGADIKPGLAYRVYVMSVGGDSYNGSYALSPSSDIITLKSSISPVNPVTDLKVSDDGDRNDGRDMLISFKRLTDEDSISQYQIYVVKSGVNFKLPDANNAKFFTTVNKKGSDISTSLSSNTTDIDGKEIRNSQPYQVYVLSVSKDGNPNNNALSEAQAITLKGSAVSAPLNVKAQIDGNNTGFDITFEKSLKPENVGEYRVMVLPFDDAKSFGWDEATQVPSDRYKKVDPKGELKVNIELGFLDVDKQTIVKNKAYKVYVLAVNNGQGADGNALSNFAKIEITDSTPDSAQATNVTALIKETDSKILQVKFKAAANKNNISSYEIMLVPESDSSFDPKKAAASKTAAQAITKAAKAIKDVPLETGTDYLVDLEMPTQDSYETNIVDGKYKVYVLSVNKNTNREVKAVSTPSIITLKAAEPATPVAPAPQP